CCAGGGCCGCGTCACGCCACAGGCCCTGGTGATCGACACGCGCGACTCGCGGCTGTGGCTGGACGGTGCCCTGTCGCTGGCCGACGAGCGCCTGGCCCTGCGCGCCCAGGTGCAGCCCAAGGACTGGACACCGCTGGCCCTGCGCGCGCCGCTGCACATCGACGGCACGCTGGGCGCACCACGGCTGAGCCTGGACAAGCGCGCGCTGGCCGCCCGCGCCCTGCCGGCCGCGCTGCTGGCCATGGTGCACCCGCTGGCGGCGCTGATCCCGCTGTTTGACGCCGGCGAACCGGGGCCGGCCCAAAGCTGCGCGGCGCTGCTGGCCGAGATGCGCGGCCGCGGTGCCGGGCCCGCCGCCCGGCCAGGCGGCGCCGATGGCCCCGCCGCGCCGACACGCGGCGGCCCGACCGGCGGCCCGACCGGCGGCCCGACCGGCGGCCCGTGACGATAATCGGCCGATGAACCGCGCCCGCCGCCCCGCCCCGCAGCCCGGCCGCCGCACCGGCGCCGCTGCCGCATGCTGAACGGCGCGCCACCCGCCGAGGTGGACAACAGCGCCGGCCCGCCGCCGGGCCGCTGGGCCCAGGCGATTGAGCGGCTGCGGCGCAGCCCGGTGGCGTTTCCGCTGGCGGTGCTGGTGGCCGGGGCCATGCTGGCCATCAGCGAGCTGGGTTACCGCCAGTCGAGCGGCCAGCTCGACAGCCTGGTGCGCATGGGCCGCGACCGGCTCGAGCTGACAAAGATCAGCCGCAGCATCACCGACGCCGAGACCAACCAGCGCGGCTACCTGCTGACCGGCCGCGCCGACCATCTGGGCCCCTACCGCCAGGCGCGCGACGAGCTCGAGCAGCGCCAGCAGACGCTGGAGGCCAACTACCTCCGGCGTGGCCGCCAGGCCAGCCTGGCCGAACTGCGCAAGCTGCGCACGCTGATCGACGACAAGTTCGTCGAGATGCAGCTGGTGATCGACCTGCACGACCAGGGCCGCCACGAGGCCGCGCTGTCGATGCTGCAGTTCGACCGCGGCGGCGAGCTGATGCGCGGCATCCGCAGCCAGATCGACACCCTGCTCGAGAGCGAGAACCAGGCCATCGGCGCGGGCATCGCCTCGGTGTTCGACACGCTGATGCTCAACCGCATCGGCGTGGCCTCGATGTCGGCGATCAGCCTGCTGGTGCTGGGCATGTACCTGCGCCAGCGCCGCACCAACGACCTGCAGCAAGACGAGCAGCAGCGCCTGATCCAGGCCGAGCGCGACCGGCTCGAGGCCCAGGTGCAGCTGCGCACGCAGGAGCTCACCGAGCTGACCCGCCACCTCGAAACCGCCCGCGAGGACGAGCGCGCCCGCCTGGCGCGCGAGCTGCACGACGAGCTGGGCGCCCTGCTCACCGCGGCCAAGCTCGACGTGGCGCGCATGCGCCCCAAGATGCAGCAGGACCTGCCCGACCAGATGCCGCGCCTGGCCCATCTGGTGGAAACGCTCAACAGCGGCATCGCGCTCAAGCGCCGCATCATCGAAGACCTGCGCCCGTCCACCCTCAGCAACCTGGGGCTGAAGGCGGCGCTCGAGATCCTGTGCAACGAGTTTGCCGACCGCAGCGGCCTGCCGGTGGCCGTGGCCATCGAGGCGCTGCCGCTGTCGCCATCGGCCGAGCTCACCGCCTTCCGGCTGGTGCAGGAGTCGTTCACCAACATCGGCAAGTACGCCAATGCACGCCAGGTGAGCGTGTCGCTCGACATCGAGGACAGCTGGGCCCACCTGGTGGTGCGCGACGACGGCGATGGCTTCGACACCCGGCGCATGGGCCTCAAGAAGCACGGCCTGGTGGGCATGCGCTACCGGGTCGAGGCCGAGCAGGGCCGCCTGGTCGTC
This portion of the Aquabacterium sp. OR-4 genome encodes:
- a CDS encoding CHASE3 domain-containing protein, coding for MLNGAPPAEVDNSAGPPPGRWAQAIERLRRSPVAFPLAVLVAGAMLAISELGYRQSSGQLDSLVRMGRDRLELTKISRSITDAETNQRGYLLTGRADHLGPYRQARDELEQRQQTLEANYLRRGRQASLAELRKLRTLIDDKFVEMQLVIDLHDQGRHEAALSMLQFDRGGELMRGIRSQIDTLLESENQAIGAGIASVFDTLMLNRIGVASMSAISLLVLGMYLRQRRTNDLQQDEQQRLIQAERDRLEAQVQLRTQELTELTRHLETAREDERARLARELHDELGALLTAAKLDVARMRPKMQQDLPDQMPRLAHLVETLNSGIALKRRIIEDLRPSTLSNLGLKAALEILCNEFADRSGLPVAVAIEALPLSPSAELTAFRLVQESFTNIGKYANARQVSVSLDIEDSWAHLVVRDDGDGFDTRRMGLKKHGLVGMRYRVEAEQGRLVVDSAPGRGTAVQAWLPMTL